From Rhea pennata isolate bPtePen1 chromosome 26, bPtePen1.pri, whole genome shotgun sequence, the proteins below share one genomic window:
- the LOC134151068 gene encoding uncharacterized protein LOC134151068: protein WAPRGARLAGLYAELLRELEAQAAELRRALASRDEAALRRDRRLRELELENRQLKSHIRRLEEENDLLSAGAGAPAAARTLLASGAGCIGVSDGDVQFLKGLVRLLESGAAAQVGGLQPFSGPGEQGCAAADVPRSPPARRLRAGLPGGVTPCLGTEEGAGSPAALTDSACLWEESGRDTLPDGTPLWASPVEENGRPKLELVPNSGVYITHPQLDDLSQVSTDKPKLMTRRLLDYFFSRETLARSSATGQRIAHNNTTMERPLRLPVAVVSAIKEYVTKMCGRGCNFNAVINSKCGTSRRAVKKMVVKMD from the exons tgggcgccgcggggcgcccggctgGCGGGGCTGTACGCCGAGCTGCTGCGGGAGCTCGAGGCCCAGGCGGCCGAGCTGCGGCGGGCGCTGGCCTCGCGGGACGAGGCCGCCCTGCGCCGCGACCGCCGCCTCCGcgagctggagctggagaacCGGCAGCTCAAGAGCCACATCCGTCGCCTGGAGGAGGAGAACGACCTGCTCTCGGCTGGCGCCGGGGCGCCCGCTGCCGCCAGGACCCTGCTGGCCTCGGGCGCCGGCTGCATCG GCGTCAGCGACGGCGACGTCCAGTTCCTCAAGGGCCTGGTGAGGCTGCTGGAGAGCGGCGCTGCGGCTCAG GTCGGGGGGCTCCAGCCCTTCTCCGGCCCCGGGGAGCAAGGCTGCGCCGCGGCCGACGTGCCGcggagccccccggcccggcggctgcGGGCAGGGCTGCCCGGCGGCGTCACCCCCTGTTTGGGCACCGAGGAGGGCgccgggagcccggcggcgctCACCGACTCCGCCTGCCTCTGGGAGGAGAGCGGCAGGGACACGCTGCCCGACGGCACCCCGCTCTGGGCCTCGCCAGTGGAG GAGAACGGGAGGCCCAAACTGGAGCTGGTGCCCAACTCGGGTGTCTACATCACCCACCCGCAGCTGGACGACCTCTCGCAGGTCTCCACGGACAAGCCCAAGCTCATGACGCGGCGGCTCCTCGACTACTTCTTCTCCCGGGAGACGCTGGCCCGGTCCTCGGCCACGGGGCAGCGCATCGCCCACAACAACACCACTATGGAGCGGCCCCTCCGCCTCCCGGTCGCCGTGGTCAGCGCCATCAAAG AGTACGTCACCAAGATGTGCGGCCGGGGCTGCAACTTCAACGCCGTCATCAACAGCAAGTGCGGCACGTCCCGGCGGGCCGTCAAGAAGATGGTCGTGAAGATGGACTGA
- the PRR15L gene encoding proline-rich protein 15-like protein gives MAENHSWWKLTFLRKRKSMPKVLYESPDIYASETQEGSGSEEPPDFTARLEKIVDKNSKGKHVKVSNSGRFKEKKKVRATLAENPNLCAAGEREEK, from the coding sequence ATGGCAGAGAACCACAGCTGGTGGAAGCTGACCTTCCTGAGGAAGCGAAAATCCATGCCCAAGGTGCTGTATGAGAGCCCGGATATCTATGCCAGCGAGACACAGGAGGGTTCGGGCAGTGAAGAACCGCCTGACTTCACTGCTCGCCTGGAGAAGATCGTGGATAAGAACAGCAAGGGCAAACATGTAAAGGTCTCCAACTCGGGCCGCTtcaaggagaagaagaaagtgcgGGCCACGCTGGCTGAGAACCCCAACCTCTGTGCAGCTGGCGAGCGGGAGGAGAAATGA
- the PNPO gene encoding pyridoxine-5'-phosphate oxidase translates to MPAAAVGRGLRGLALLGTRGPARGAGGASGMDLGALRKSYRGDEEAFEEQHLASRDPIKQFGAWFEEAARCPDIGEVNAMCLATCTRDGKPSARMVLLKGFGQDGFRFFTNHESRKGKELESNPFASVVFYWEPLNRQVRIDGSVKRLSELESEQYFHSRPKSSQIGAVVSQQSTVIPDREYLRRKNAELEERYKETAVPKPAYWGGYILQPDVVEFWQGQTNRLHDRIVFRRLRDSSAPLGHMTHRGESGWVFERLSP, encoded by the exons ATGCCGGCGGCCGCCGTTGGGAGGGGGCTGCGCGGCTTGGCCCTGCTCGGCACCCGTGGaccggcgcggggcgcggggggcgcttCCGGCATGGACCTGGGGGCGCTGAGGAAGAGCTACCGGGGGGATGAGGAG GCCTTTGAGGAGCAGCACCTGGCCTCCCGCGATCCCATCAAGCAGTTCGGGGCCTGGTTCGAGGAGGCCGCGCGGTGCCCGGACATCGGGGAGGTCAATGCCATGTGCTTGGCCACCTGCACCAG GGATGGGAAGCCCTCGGCCCGCATGGTGCTGCTGAAGGGCTTTGGGCAGGATGGCTTCCGCTTCTTCACCAACCACGAGAGCCGTAAGGGAAAGGAGCTg GAATCTAATCCCTTTGCTTCGGTCGTATTTTACTGGGAGCCCCTCAACCGGCAG GTGCGGATCGATGGCTCAGTGAAGCGGCTGTCAGAGCTGGAATCGGAGCAGTACTTCCACTCTCgccccaagagcagccagattGGGGCTGTTGTGAGCCAGCAGAGCACCGTCATTCCGGACAGGGAG TATTTAAGGAGGAAGAACGCGGAGTTGGAGGAGCGGTACAAGGAGACAGCAGTGCCGAAGCCGGCATACTG GGGGGGCTACATCCTGCAGCCAGACGTCGTGGAGTTCTGGCAGGGCCAAACCAACCGCTTGCATGACCGTATCGTCTTCCGGCGCCTACGGGACAGCTCAGCCCCCCTGGGACACATGACGCACCGGGGAGAGAGCGGCTGGGTGTTTGAGCGTTTGTCCCCGTGA